One window of the Zea mays cultivar B73 chromosome 3, Zm-B73-REFERENCE-NAM-5.0, whole genome shotgun sequence genome contains the following:
- the LOC100284242 gene encoding anthocyanidin 3-O-glucosyltransferase — MGDANGGSMHVVMLPWLAFGHILPFTELAKRIARQGHRVTLFSTPRNTRRLIRIPPELAGHIRVVDIALPRVERLPEDCEASIDLPSDDLRPYLRVAYDTAFADKLSAILKEPGPERPDWVLIDYAAYWAPAAAAKHGVPCAFLSLFGAATLSFYGPPEGLMGRGKYARTKPEDLTVVPDYVPFPTTVAHRSFEARELFKPGLVPDDSGVSEGHRFGVSIGESQIVGIRSRTELESEWLQVLGKLYKKPVIPIGLFPPPPTQDIAGHEATLRWLDRQAQGSVVYAAFGSEAKLTSAQLQTIALGLEASGLPFLWAFRPPADAAPGQGTGGLPEGFEERVNDRGLVCRGWVPQPRLLAHESVGGFLTHAGWNSIAEGLSRGVTMVLLPLMFDQGLNARLLVDKKIGIEVERDEDDGTFAPKDIADALRTAMAENQDGTRVKELAEVFGNDEANDQCLRDFLRYLSEYIRQHQG; from the coding sequence ATGGGGGACGCCAACGGCGGCAGTATGCACGTTGTGATGCTGCCATGGCTGGCGTTCGGCCACATCCTCCCCTTCACGGAGCTCGCCAAGCGCATAGCTAGGCAGGGCCACCGGGTCACCCTCTTCTCCACGCCAAGAAACACCAGGCGGTTAATCCGCATCCCTCCAGAACTCGCGGGGCATATCCGCGTCGTGGACATCGCGCTGCCGCGCGTGGAGCGCCTGCCGGAGGACTGCGAGGCGAGCATAGACCTGCCATCCGACGACCTCCGCCCGTACCTCCGCGTAGCCTACGACACCGCCTTCGCCGACAAACTCTCGGCCATCCTGAAGGAGCCGGGGCCGGAGAGGCCGGACTGGGTGCTCATCGACTACGCCGCGTACTGGGCGCCAGCGGCCGCGGCGAAGCACGGCGTGCCGTGCGCCTTCCTGAGCCTGTTCGGCGCCGCGACGCTCAGTTTCTATGGTCCCCCGGAGGGGCTCATGGGACGCGGCAAGTACGCCAGGACGAAGCCGGAGGACCTCACCGTAGTACCCGACTACGTGCCGTTCCCAACCACCGTCGCGCACCGCAGCTTCGAGGCGCGCGAGCTATTCAAGCCAGGCCTTGTCCCGGACGACTCCGGCGTGTCGGAGGGCCACAGATTCGGCGTGTCCATCGGAGAGAGCCAGATTGTAGGCATCAGGAGCAGAACAGAGCTCGAGTCGGAGTGGCTGCAGGTGCTTGGCAAGCTCTACAAGAAGCCGGTGATCCCGATCGGCCTGTTCCCTCCGCCGCCCACGCAAGACATCGCCGGCCACGAGGCGACTTTGCGGTGGCTGGACAGGCAGGCTCAGGGCTCCGTCGTGTACGCGGCCTTCGGCAGCGAGGCGAAGCTGACGAGCGCGCAGCTCCAAACAATTGCGCTAGGTTTGGAGGCTTCCGGCCTGCCGTTCCTCTGGGCATTCAGGCCGCCAGCCGACGCCGCACCCGGACAAGGCACGGGCGGGTTGCCCGAAGGCTTCGAGGAGCGTGTCAATGACCGGGGATTGGTCTGCCGCGGCTGGGTGCCTCAACCCAGGCTTTTGGCTCATGAATCGGTTGGTGGGTTTCTGACCCATGCCGGCTGgaactccatcgccgaaggcctctCGCGGGGCGTCACGATGGTGCTGTTGCCGCTGATGTTCGATCAGGGCCTCAACGCCAGGCTTCTTGTGGATAAGAAGATCGGGATTGAGGTGGAGAGGGACGAAGACGACGGCACGTTCGCGCCCAAAGACATCGCAGATGCTCTGAGGACGGCCATGGCGGAGAACCAAGACGGAACTAGGGTCAAGGAACTGGCCGAGGTGTTTGGAAATGACGAGGCCAATGATCagtgcctgcgagatttcctccGGTATCTGTCAGAATACATCAGGCAGCATCAAGGTTAG